The DNA segment TGGATTTTGAATCCCTACAAACAATGAAGGCTAGGCTGAAAGGAAGAAAGTGTTTCATGGCCTTAAAActtgacatgagtaaagccTACGATAGAATTgaatggatttttttggaaTCTGTCATGAAAAAGATGGGGGGATTGGGCTTATCATGAATTGTGTCTCATCAGTCTCTCATTCCCTCATTATAAATGGAGAGTCacagccttttttttttgtcccacTCGAGGCataaggcaaggggaccccctCTCCCCTTACCTCTTCATCTTATGCAATGAATCTCTTTGCCTTCTAAACCAAGCTAAGCACAATAGATTGATCACAGGCTTACCTATCAGAAAACACCACCTACATATTAACCATCTACTTTTTGCAAATGACTCTCTACTTTTTTGTAAAGCTAACTCCATTGAGTGGAGCCAACTCTATTCCTTGTTGGAATCCTATGAAAAAGCATCTGGACAGAGACTAAACAAGGACAAGACATCCATCTTTTTCAGCACAAATACCATAGAACATAGCAGAAATATAGTAACAAGCATTGCTAAGATTCGAGGGACTAATtcatatgagaaatatttgggttTGCCAGCCCTTGTAGGAAGATCCAGATCTTAGTCCTTCAAGGGCATCCTGGATAGAGTTCAAGCAAAATTGAGTAGCTGGAAAACAAAACTCATTTTTCAGGCAGGCAAGGAAACTCTTATTAAGGCAGTCATCCAAGCTATACCAACATATAGCTTGGGAATTCTTAAGTTGCCAAAACAGTTGCTAAATGAGCTAAACAAACAAGTAAGATCCTTCTGGTGGGGACAACAATCACAAGAATACAGAATTCACTGGGTGCCATGGAGACAAATGACCAAATCCAAGAAAGTAGGAGGTCTGGACCTTAGGGACTTCGAGAActtcaattgtgctctcctagCAAAACAATGCTGGAGGGTCATCTCTACACACAACTCCCTTGCTGCCAAGGTCCTCAAAGAGAATTATTTCAAGCATAGCTCCTTCCTCTCGGCAAAGACTGGTCATAATGCCTCCTTTCTATGGCAAAGGTTTATATCTGCAAAACCTTTGCTAAAGGAAGGACTTATTTGGCAGGTGGGAGATGGAGAAACAGTAGAAATATGGAATGACAAATGATTCCCACAGAAGACTACTTACCAACCTCAGAGCTCAATCAGATTTCTCCCTACAAACTCTAAGGTTGCTATGCTCATTGACAAGACCTCCCATCAATGGAACCACCCACTAATTGAAGCTATCTTTAATAGAGCAGAAGCTGACATACTAAAAAGAATCCCTCTCAGCCCTTACTCTACAccagataaaattatttgaagatgcACCACCTCTGGTATATTCACTGTCAAGTCAGCTTACTACCTAAAAGCTGAGATGGATAATCAAGGAAAATTCCGATCCTCTAAAGACACAAATGAAGGGGTGCCCTGGACAAAAATTTGGCAACTTAAGATCccaaatacaaacaaaaatttccTATGGAGAGCCTGCTTAAATACCATCCTTACCAAAGTAAAACTCTACCAAAGGAAGGCTATTGAGGATGACGCTTGTCCTATATGCAAGCTTTACCCTGAAACAATCGAGCATGCTTTATAGGATTGTCCATCTGCCAAAGATGTCTGGAGTCATTGTGGAAAGAAGATCCAAAAAACTAACTTCCTTTTTCAATCTTTCAAGACCCTGATGGAACTTCTACTCAAGACCCTTGAAGAACAGGAGCTGATGGAATTTGCTCTTATTGCTTAGAAGATTTGGAAAAGAAGGAATGGGCTTGAATTCAGTTATAACTTCTCACACCCAAACTCTATAATCCAAGCTGTCAAACTACTCATCGAAGAGGTCCACCAGACTCAGCAGCTAGCTCAGGAATGCTCCATTGATTCCAACGATTACTCCCAACGGGAAGCTCCTCCACAAGGAAAACTGAAACTAAATTGGGATGCTAGACTTGACAAAACCAATTAAGGTAGGAGTTGTGGCTAGTATACGTAACTGGGAAGGGAAGGTGTTTGCCACCCAGACCCCCTATTAGCTGAAGCTTTTGCTACATTTCAAGCTTCCATGTTCTTAAAATCACTAGGGTGGCAGGACGTGATCTTAAAAGGAGACTCCTTGCAAGTTGTTAATTGCCTCAAGTCTCCAATAGAAACAAATTCCTATGTAGGCATTTTGATCAAGGACACTAAGACTACTTTAAACTCTTTCACCAACTGGACAGCCAGGCATACTAAGAGAATTTGTAACACTTTAGCTCACGTGTTATGTAAAGAAGCTCTAAGCATCAATAATAGCGTCATGACTGTGGATGCTATTCCCTCCTGTATCCCGACTTTGTTATAACTTAATGACAACACAAGTttcccctaaaaaaaaaaaagaaaaaaaagggaatgCAATCTATCAAACAATAGTTAGTAGAACTACTCTTCATGTGACACATTTAAATGGAAAATGCTATGTTTCCTCTCTAAAGCGACCACTCACTTTCAACTAGTGCAAAAATATGTGATCGGTTTAAAGAGCAAACTTACCACTCTTTTACAATCATTTTACAATCAATCAATGCAATTAAGATGATACttcattaaaaatgaatttcaaCATTCCTAAACTACCTTCATTTAATGTGTAGTTGTAAACGTGTGCCAAGgtaatcattttccaaatctAATAATCCACCACCAAAACCCTATCCTGTCTTCCCCCCCACAGCACACGACCAAGGGAATCTATTAAAAAGAATGGATATGAAGAGGGAGAAGCTGAATCCTGCCATGCTAAGTTCAAATCCTCGACCACCGATCCTCTGTCAATTGCTAAATCGGTGAGTGCTGCACTCAGACAGAACAAAGCTTTCAAATGCACACAGATTTATATTCCTTATCACAATAAATAAGGAATATAAACTATTGAAATGACACAGAAATTGATGGCAGAACCATCTACTAACAGTGCCCCCGATCAGAATCTGAATATTATTTACAGTTCAAAGGGTTTTACGATTTCAACAAAGCAAGAGTTTAAAACAGGGgaagataaagataaaaaagagaaatgatagttgttgAGTGCATACGCGCcatgcaattatttttaaaaaaagtaaataaatacgagatccacataaaaagaaattaattttttaataataaaccccacacttttttaaaacgattacatGGCACTTACGCACTACACGATTGTATATAGCGAAGATAAAGCCAAAACAAACATGCCTAACATATGAACCCACATAGTAACCCTTAAACCAAGTTGTTTGTAAATCACATTTTTGTTTCCAAGTCCCACTAAAAATTATCACTCAATACATCATTCAAATGCCCACTGGTTCTCCCGAcgaacctcttcctcttcctccggGGTAAAGTCATTCTTGATGTTAAAGGTCTTGCGGATCTCCTCTGGGGTCTTTCCCTTGATCATGTCCGCCACAGTCTGGCATGTCAGATCCAGGAGGCTTTTGATGTTCAAATAGTTTGCAGCCTGAAAAAGGCAACAGTATTACAACCACAACTGAACAAATATTTCTTAGCAAAACTCGGACTTTTCaaagatcaataaaaataaccaGGTCATATTACCATAATGAACATCAACATCAATCGTAATACACATCACAGAATATTTTCGTTGTGTTaacaatcataaaaaatatttttttgatcggcaacaatcataaaaaatatcacAAGCATAGGGCCAACGTAAAACAATTAACAATGCAACTTGGCAGTGATTTttaaaacaaaccaaaatatctttccttcacataaaatcaGGCTATTTTCATTTGAGGAACATAAACAAAATTACTCCTAAAGAATAAGGTAGACAgacttaaaacaaaaaaaaaaaaaaaaaaaaaaaaaaaaaaaaaaaaaaaagagggaaaaaaaaaagtttgtgttAACTGATTGAAAGAATCTTCAAACAAAATAGGTACTTTCTCCTCAAAGAAATTAAGTTGCAGTATCAACGACGAAGCAAACGAAATCAACAAAGCAATTAGAACATTAAACTtcggacaaaaaaaaaaaaaaagcaacaacAAAGACATATTGTAAAGAAAATACAACCCTGAAATCAACCACGTATTGGCAAAGAACAAAAATACTAGAAAATCCAGATTATTTATGTCTACAAGAATCAGTTTGAAGCATCTGGTCCATTAATTGCATACTCAAGGAGCCTCCATCACCCCGCAGAGCATCATCACGTGTTAACAGTAAATTACCAACAAATCACCCATTAGTaagaatatttttcttgttattggCACCGAATGTCCTAGAACAGGGTCCTGACTAATCTCAGAGGTGTACAGGCCCTTGGCAATAAGTCAGGGAAAAAAATCCCAGTCCAATTGCCCAGATTGTTTGCACCAAAGAAAAACCTTAGACCTTGGCAGGAGCATACCACCAACACCAActcctttaccacttgagccaactcctAGGGTTCCATTAGTATGATAATAATTCAACAAATAACGAAAACAGCTGTATTTAAAACTTTGACataaataatcaaatcaaattcaaataatcaaaacccTAAGTTTCAAAACCTAGAATCATAAATTAACAAAACAACCATCACGCTAAAAACGTGGTTCAAAACCCTAATCCAGAAGCCCTAACCTGAAAGAAATCAATTCAGATCCAAATTTCGGAGTCCCAAGCCACGAGAAACCCATGAGGGGAATAATCGCCCACACGAACCGAAGCCataaaaatatagaacaaatcagaggcaaaGGAAGAGAACAAACCAGAATGAGATCGAAGAGAGTGGCCTGGTCAACCCTGACGAACTCCGCGTCCCAGGCCTTGAGATCATCTTCGGAGGTGCGGTCCTCAGAGTTGGCCGGTTCGACGTGCTTCTTGCAGTACTCGATGACCTTGGCCAAGATCTTGCTTGTCACGTTGGGAAGAGGGATGCCGTTGTCGGCGCAATCGTCCTCTATCATGTGCTTGATGGTCTGAGACTCGAGAGCCACAGCCTCGTCGACCTCGAAGGACTCGCCATCGGAACTCTTCAGGGTGATCTTCTTCGACGACGACATGGTTTCGATCGAAACGAGACGTTTGCTATCCTGcaaaaagaagagagaacaGGAAATAAAAAGGGCAGAAAACACTCGACTTTTCGTGAACCACTATTTATAATTTGCTACGGATCAGCCCCTGTACACGGCTGATCCGGAGCACACCTTacgtgttggtttttttttttttttttttttttttttttttttcgcaaaATCCTGTTTCCCCCTCCCACCCGGTTCCCTCTCCCCTCACCCAATTCTCTCTCAGCTCACAGCCTCACCCAGCCCCGCCGTGCGCCACCAGCAGTGCCACCGGACACCACCATTCGACTCCCCATCACGCCGGCCACCTCCAGCCACCTTCAAATCTCCTACCCCACCGTCGAGCACGGTTTGCCTACACGGTTTGCCGCTACAACCGCCGCCGTCGTCAGCCTCCAGCCCCACCGTCGAGCACCACCAAGCCCACGGATtatgccgccacccacggcttcCAGCCTCCCTCACCCACGGCTTCCAAACTCGAAATGGGTCCTGCCCCTTACCCCGCCGtatgccgccacccacggcttcCAGCCTCCACCTAGAGCCTCCCTCAGCCACCACCAACTCCACCCCCACCTCTCTCAGCCCCCTCCATGCACAGCCATTACTCTCATTTGGCCTAGATGGGCGACGGGGGGTACGAGTGGGGGTGAGGATGCCGACGccgggtgggggtgggggtgggggtggggatGCCGACACGGGTGGTGGGGCTGGGGGTAGAGGAGGGGCAGGGGCCGGGTGGCTTGGGCGACACACGgggtagagagagggagaaaaaaGACTTGTTTTGTTGTGGGGTGTTTTTGGTCTTTTCATCTTAGGACACGTAAGGTGTGTTTTGGCTGCCCCCAAACAGGGGCTGATGCCAATACTTTTTCATTTATAATACATTAATACATTTCCGATGCGTAAAAGTCCGAGATTCATGATTTCGAGTTGACAACTATTTTCGATTTTTTacaggaaaatgatatttttattgagtgtttatttatttttattttatgttttttaatattttataaaattaatattaaatattagtacagtcgtattaaaaaaattaattttattattaaaaattaatttttttatataaataccatatttatttattttttaaaataattatattatatttacgcATTCATAATTAtagttatcatttttttatttttatttatttattttttaggtattatatttttttgattttaatatttttttgaagaaaatacaCACAAAATAATTAGAATACAATATtgatatcaaaataaatatcggTAAAAGTAGCGCTCctttaaagaaaagagaaataatttacGTAAACTCTTTGAATGATAAAAGGTTGAATAATTCTTGTATGCTCTCTTATtttcatcatttatatatttaattctttaaaaaaattttacttattgaataaggaagtgattattactatatttatattttttatttaaaaataaaaataaaaaaatgcttgaaattaaaagtaaaaaatttataatttacagAGATTCTGTTTGGTCACTGAGATTTctcagatgaaaattttaagttttaagattaaatattaaaatattatattttaatattattattattttgagatttaaaaaaattaagaaaaagttgaattgtttattatattttatatagaaatttgaaaaaattataatgatgaaataaaaattttgtgtttaagATAAAAAATCCCAATGGCCGAACTAAACCTAAAGGTACAAAACTAAGTGGACAAATTGAAGAGGTACAGTACTAccaaaaaggttaaaaaaaatgatggggAGCCAGCTGGCACTCACattagattgtttatttatttatttttattaatgattaagtaagtattttataataatattataattttttaaaaataaaatattaaaaagtaataaaaaaaaatacaaaatccatGGAGGTACCGGCCGCAAAGTGACCTTTTAAAAGGTTATTCAAATAATTTGCTAATGGGTACTACTCAAGACCCTTGAAGAACAGGAGCTGATGGAATTTGCTCTTATTGCTTGGAAgatttggaaaagaagaaatggGCTTGTATTCAGTAACAACTTCTCACACCCAAACTCTATAATTCAAGCTGTCAAAATACTCATCGAAGAGGTCTACCAGACTCAGTAGCCAGCTCAGGAATGCTCCATTGATTCCAACGATTACTCCCAATGGGAAGCTCCTCCACAAGGAAAACTGAAACTAAATTGGAATGCTGGACTTGACAAAACCAATTGTGAGGTGGGAGTTGTGGCTAGTATACGTAATTGGGAAGGGAAGGTGTGTGCCACCCTGAGAATGAACCATAGCCTCTTCCCAGACCCCCTATTAGCTGAAACTTTTGCTACATTTCAAATTTCCATGTTCTTAAAATCACTAGGGTGGCAGGATGTGATCTTAAAAGGAGACTCCTTGCAAGTTGTTAATTGCCTCAAGTCCCTAATAGAAACAGATTCCTATGTAGGCATTTTGATCAAGGACACTAAGACTGCTTTAAACTCTTTTACCAACTGGACAGCCAGGCATACTAAGAGAATTTGTAAAACTTTAGCTCACGTGTTATGTAAAGATGCTCTAAGCATCAATAATGGCATCATGACTGTGGATGCTATTCCCTCCTGTATCCCTACTTTGTTATAACTTAATGACAACACAAGTttcccctaaaaaaaaaaagttaaaaaaaaaaatgcaggcTGTCAAACAATAGTTAGTAGAACTACTCTTCATGTGACACATTTAAATGGAAAATGCTATCTTGCCTCTCTAAAGCGACAACTCACTTCAACAACTAGTGCAAAAATATGTGACCGGTTTAAAGAGCAAACTTACCActcttttataataattttacaatcaaccaatgcAATTAAGATGATACttcattaaaaatgaatttcaaCATTCCTAAACTACCTTCATTTAATGTGTAGTTGTAAACGTGTGACAAGgtaatcattttccaaatctAATAATCCACCACCAAAACCCTATCCTGTCTTCCCACCCACAGCACACGACCAAGGGAATCTATTAAAAAGAATGGATATGAAGCGGGAGAAGCTGAATCCTGCCATGCTAAGTTCAAATCCCCCACCACCGATCCTCTGTCAATTGCTAAATCGGTGAGTGCTGCACTCAGACAGAACAAAGCTTTCAAATGCACACAGATTTATATTCCTTATCACAATAAATAAGGAATATAAACTATTGAAATGGCAGAGAAATTGATGGCAGAACCATCTACTAACAGTGCCCCCGATCAGAATCTGAATATTATTTACAGTTCAAAGGGTTTTACGATTTCAACAAAGCAAGAGTTTAAAACAGGGgaagataaagataaaaaagagaCATGATAGTCGTTGAGTGCACAAGTGCCGTGCAAGAGATTCACATGaatagaaattaattttttaataatgaaccccacacttttttaaagcgattacaTGACACTTACGCACTACACGATTGTATATAGCGAAGATAAAGCCAAAACAAACATGCCTAACATATGAACCCACATAGTAACCCTTAAACCAAGTTGTTTGTAAATCACATTTTTGTTTCCAAGTCCCACTAAAAATTATCACTCAATACATCATTCAAATGCCCACTGGTTCTCCCGACggacctcttcctcttcctccggGGCAAGACTTTGCCCGGGTTTTAAGATCCTATGGATCTCCTTTGGGGTCTTTCCCTTGATCATGTCCGCCACAGTCTGGCATCCCAGATCCAGGAGGCTTTTGATCTTCAAATAGTTTGCAGCCTGAAAAAGGCAACATTACTAGAACCACAACTGAACAAATATTTCTTAGCAAAACTCGGACTTTTCaaagatcaataaaaataaccaGGTCATATTACCATAATGAACATCAACATCAATCGTAATACACATCACAGAAATATTTTTGTTGTGTTaacaatcataaaaaatatttttttgatcggcaacaatcataaaaaatatcacAAGCATAGGGCCAACGTAAAACAATTAACAATGCAACTTGGCaatgatttttaaaacaaacaaaaatatctttccttcacataaaatcaagcTATTTTCATTTGAGGAACATAAACAAAATTACTCCTAAAGAATAAGgtagacatttaaaaaaaaaaaaaaagagggaaaaaaaaaagtttgtgttAACTGATTGAAAGAATCTTCAAACAAAATAGGTACTTTCTCCTCAAAGAAATTAAGTTGCAGTA comes from the Carya illinoinensis cultivar Pawnee chromosome 8, C.illinoinensisPawnee_v1, whole genome shotgun sequence genome and includes:
- the LOC122318779 gene encoding SKP1-like protein 1A, whose amino-acid sequence is MSSSKKITLKSSDGESFEVDEAVALESQTIKHMIEDDCADNGIPLPNVTSKILAKVIEYCKKHVEPANSEDRTSEDDLKAWDAEFVRVDQATLFDLILAANYLNIKSLLDLTCQTVADMIKGKTPEEIRKTFNIKNDFTPEEEEEVRRENQWAFE